The Providencia rettgeri genome includes a window with the following:
- the gadW gene encoding HTH-type transcriptional regulator gadW, with product MSTNFCVKSFHTYIETLSNKIKNSFYLTHSLLFKVSSGEIDMRIEEGPWQKLTASDICFLPKGSSIEIINHDNHNLLAVDVLPMTTDMLKSFYQQQSALFINKKKTSSIGQICCTNLQENPIIEDVFHSAIKEVNSTTNQNIIHIHLGFILSFFLLVNEFIPTLYASINISIKDKVYDLIFHSAGKQCHTLDTIAKKLHMSSSTLKRRLASEYTSFSKISLMSRMNKAMILSRTENMPITRIAQEVGYDDVPYFLLAFKNFHAQSAATFSLFK from the coding sequence ATGTCGACTAATTTCTGTGTAAAATCGTTTCATACCTATATTGAAACCCTATCAAATAAAATAAAAAATAGCTTTTATCTAACTCACTCCCTACTCTTTAAAGTTAGCTCGGGTGAAATTGACATGCGAATAGAAGAAGGCCCATGGCAAAAACTGACAGCCTCAGATATTTGTTTTCTCCCCAAAGGATCTTCAATTGAAATAATCAATCATGATAATCACAATCTACTCGCTGTGGATGTACTTCCAATGACCACAGACATGTTAAAATCCTTTTATCAACAACAATCTGCATTATTTATTAATAAGAAAAAAACATCTTCAATAGGTCAAATCTGTTGTACTAACTTACAAGAAAACCCAATTATTGAAGATGTATTTCACTCTGCTATTAAAGAAGTTAACTCAACTACCAACCAGAATATTATTCATATTCATTTGGGTTTTATTTTGTCATTTTTTTTACTGGTAAATGAATTTATCCCTACATTATATGCATCAATAAATATCTCGATAAAAGATAAAGTGTATGACTTAATTTTTCATAGTGCAGGTAAGCAATGCCATACTTTAGATACTATCGCGAAAAAACTTCATATGAGTTCTTCAACGCTTAAACGACGACTGGCCAGTGAATACACCAGTTTTTCCAAAATTAGCTTAATGTCGCGAATGAATAAAGCGATGATATTATCGAGAACAGAAAATATGCCTATAACACGCATCGCCCAAGAAGTTGGCTATGATGATGTTCCTTATTTTTTACTGGCATTTAAAAATTTTCACGCACAATCCGCAGCAACATTTTCGCTCTTCAAATAG